From Hyla sarda isolate aHylSar1 unplaced genomic scaffold, aHylSar1.hap1 scaffold_1444, whole genome shotgun sequence, one genomic window encodes:
- the LOC130307918 gene encoding uncharacterized protein LOC130307918 isoform X2 → MGRVEFYALWSVLEAPRQLISKGNRMSFQLPLPMPLPKHLLLFSLGDWGSYSHDSCVTAQLVTGSAQPQLIGVLSAQCRSLVWDGKWNLDIVMECVKLAAQGMPAKLCLSVSGKVNKSSGFSSSTPARRRLSVGPPSSPLLSESTIAHVRLQEAPVEDKEVTQLAACAILKDSPPLKKVALSQPLVNKDGGSGGHDPCRRANIVPRNPRRLRFGSKGSDDRTVGAVCPSARWGHSTCLCDPQTAILIGGEGANEKPSPDSLWKLELDSDFWFQMDSLCSGSAPQCSKGHTATFDPEAKKVFVFGGKQEKSWLSNVYVLDTLDWKWTLVAAVGKVPTLSYHTATMYQRELYVFGGLCPQVGADSGVCTNSLYIFNPDYKIWYQPIVEGERPLPRYG, encoded by the exons TAAGGGTAATCGGATGAGTTTCCAGCTGCCGTTGCCGATGCCGCTCCCGAAGCATCTGCTGCTCTTCAGTTTGGGGGACTGGGGCTCCTACTCCCACGATTCTTGCGTCACCGCTCAGCTGGTCACGGGTTCCGCGCAGCCACAGCTTATCGGGGTCCTGTCTGCGCAGTGCAG GTCATTGGTCTGGGATGGCAAATGGAATCTGGACATTGTTATGGAGTGCGTCAAATTAGCAGCACAAGGAATGCCCGCCAAACTGTGCTTGAGCGTGTCCGGAAAG GTTAATAAAAGTTCGGGCTTCAGCAGCAGTACCCCGGCCCGGAGGAGGCTCAGTGTAGGACCACCCAGTAGTCCTCTGTTATCGGAGAGCACGATTGCCCATGTGAGGCTGCAGGAGGCCCCCGTAGAG GATAAGGAGGTCACCCAGCTGGCAGCCTGTGCCATACTGAAAGATTCCCCACCGCTGAAGAAAGTGGCCCTGAGTCAGCCCCTCGTCAACAAGGATGGGGGGTCCGGGGGGCATGATCCCTGCAGGAGGGCAAATATCGTTCCGAGGAATCCCAGAAGACTCCGCTTTGGCAGCAAAGGATCTGATGACAGGACTGTAGGTGCAG TATGTCCCTCCGCTCGGTGGGGCCACAGCACCTGCCTCTGTGATCCACAAACAGCCATTTTAATTGGAGGAGAAGGAGCCAATGAGAAGCCAAGTCCGGACTCGCTGTGGAAGCTGGAACTAG ACAGTGACTTCTGGTTCCAGATGGACAGCCTGTGTTCTGGATCCGCTCCCCAGTGCTCCaagggccacactgcaacctttgACCCTGAGGCAAAAAAAGTGTTTGTGTTTGGTGGGAAGCAGGAGAAGAGCTGGCTCAGCAATGTCTATGTGCTGGACACACTGGACTGGAAGTGGACACTGGTGGCT GCGGTGGGGAAGGTGCCCACGTTATCATATCACACGGCCACCATGTACCAGCGGGAGCTCTACGTGTTCGGGGGTCTGTGCCCACAAGTTGGAGCCGATTCTGGAGTCTGCACCAATTCCCTTTATATCTTCAATCCTGATTACAAGATCTGGTATCAGCCCATCGTGGAGGGCGAGCGGCCGCTGCCCAGATACGGGTGA